Proteins encoded by one window of Salvia splendens isolate huo1 chromosome 5, SspV2, whole genome shotgun sequence:
- the LOC121803843 gene encoding uncharacterized protein LOC121803843 has product MASKPTRRLTRQYSAKSSRRLRKPQESCHRRAGQPGGASSVSDKLEALKSLIPTDTDEIKPDQLYEETANYIVLLKTQVFVLQKLIDFSGSQSHSNPNAV; this is encoded by the coding sequence ATGGCCTCAAAGCCCACGCGGAGGCTGACGAGACAATATTCTGCCAAATCAAGCCGGAGATTGCGCAAACCTCAAGAGAGCTGCCACCGCAGAGCCGGCCAACCGGGCGGTGCCTCCTCCGTTTCCGACAAGCTGGAGGCCTTAAAGAGCCTCATACCTACCGATACCGATGAGATCAAGCCCGACCAACTTTATGAAGAAACAGCCAACTACATTGTGCTTCTCAAAACTCAGGTTTTTGTTTTGCAGAAATTGATTGATTTTTCCGGATCTCAGTCGCATTCAAACCCAAATGCTGTATAG
- the LOC121804700 gene encoding 4-coumarate--CoA ligase-like 1 produces the protein MGTDGKSLVNEEIIFRSKFPAVEVPKDVTLPEFVLSGIEPYLDNVAVVDSITGKGYTYREVKRNVYRFSKALRSLGLRKGRVVVVLLPNVAEYATLALGIMAAGGVFSGANPNGHASEIKSQVEAADAKLIVTDGSTYHKVKDLGVPVIIQGEDRIEGTINCEELLEATDKANTLFIQEKLLQTDLCALPFSSGTTGLSKGVMLSHENLVANLCSTLFSVGPELIGQVSTLGLIPFFHIYGLTGICCATIKNKGKVVVMQRYELRLFLSALISHGVTFAPIVPPIMLGLVKNPIVDEFDLTKLALRSVMTAAAPLAPEILNAFERKFPGVQVQEAYGMTEHSCITLSHATVVAKRNSVGFILPNLEVKFVDPNTGRSLPKNAPGEICVRSKCVMKGYYKNEKETAITIDKDGWLHTGDIGYIDDDGDVFLVDRIKELIKFKGFQVAPAELEAILLTHPSVEDAAVVGLPDEEAGEIPAACVVIKTEAKESEEDIIKYVSSNSATYKRVRIVQFVSAIPKSPSGKILRRLIRENMLKDLHN, from the exons ATGGGAACTGATGGTAAAAGCTTAGTAAATGAAGAGATCATTTTCAGAAGCAAATTTCCAGCAGTTGAAGTCCCTAAAGATGTTACCCTGCCGGAGTTTGTGCTCTCAGGCATCGAACCGTATCTGGACAAtgtggcggtggtggactcGATAACAGGAAAAGGGTACACCTACAGAGAAGTGAAGAGGAATGTTTACAGATTCTCCAAGGCCTTAAGGTCACTGGGGCTGAGGAAAGGCCGCGTGGTGGTGGTCCTCCTCCCTAACGTAGCGGAGTACGCCACCCTCGCTCTGGGCATCATGGCAGCAGGGGGAGTCTTCTCCGGTGCCAACCCCAACGGCCATGCATCGGAGATCAAGAGCCAAGTTGAGGCTGCGGATGCCAAGTTAATTGTCACTGATGGATCAACCTATcataag GTGAAAGATTTGGGAGTGCCTGTTATAATACAAGGCGAAGATAGAATAGAGGGAACTATAAACTGCGAAGAACTGCTTGAAGCCACCGATAAGGCTAACACTCTCTTCATTCAAGAAAAACTGCTGCAGACTGATCTCTGCGCCCTTCCTTTTTCATCAG GTACAACGGGGTTGTCAAAAGGCGTGATGCTGAGCCACGAGAACCTGGTGGCGAACCTGTGCTCGACACTGTTCAGCGTAGGGCCAGAACTGAttgggcaggtgtcgacgctggggCTGATACCCTTCTTCCACATCTACGGGCTGACCGGAATCTGTTGCGCCACCATCAAGAACAAGGGCAAGGTGGTGGTGATGCAGCGGTACGAGCTCCGTCTCTTCCTGAGCGCCCTCATCAGCCACGGCGTCACCTTCGCGCCCATCGTCCCTCCCATCATGCTCGGCCTCGTCAAGAACCCCATCGTGGACGAGTTCGACCTCACCAAGCTCGCCCTCCGCTCCGTCATGACCGCTGCAGCTCCCCTCGCCCCCGAGATCTTGAACGCATTCGAGAGGAAATTCCCAGGCGTTCAAGTTCAAGAG GCGTATGGGATGACGGAACACAGTTGCATAACGTTGAGCCATGCTACTGTGGTTGCCAAGAGGAACTCGGTGGGATtcatcctcccgaatctggaaGTCAAGTTCGTCGATCCCAACACGGGGCGTTCCCTTCCCAAGAACGCCCCGGGAGAGATTTGTGTGAGGAGCAAGTGTGTCATGAAAG GGTATTACAAAAACGAGAAGGAAACGGCCATCACCATCGACAAAGACGGATGGCTCCACACCGGGGACATAGGGTATATCGATGATGATGGCGATGTTTTCCTCGTTGATCGTATCAAAGAACTAATCAAATTCAAAGGTTTCCAG GTTGCTCCTGCTGAATTAGAGGCAATACTACTAACTCACCCTTCGGTAGAAGATGCTGCAGTTGTGGG ATTACCAGATGAAGAAGCAGGAGAAATTCCAGCAGCATGCGTAGTGATAAAAACAGAAGCAAAAGAAAGTGAAGAAGACATAATAAAGTACGTTTCATCAAATTCAGCAACCTACAAAAGAGTTAGGATTGTGCAATTTGTTAGCGCCATACCTAAATCACCATCTGGGAAGATATTGAGGAGACTTATCAGGGAAAATATGCTCAAAGATCTGcacaattaa
- the LOC121804701 gene encoding probable mitochondrial-processing peptidase subunit beta, mitochondrial: protein MTIRQLINLGLRNRRPIRPFTAARSHSTAVATSADAPLPSPPPPTAMIYDRLALAVQEKLKRLEDPDPRFLRYNSPHPTVDSHDEILSAPLTKVTTLPNGLRIATESNLATTTATVGVFIDAGSRFENEESNGTAHFLEHMIFKGTEKRTARQLEEEIENMGGHLNAYTSREQTTYYAKVFDKDVPRALDILSDILQNSKFDENRIIRERDVILREMEEVEGQTEEVIFDHLHATAFQYTPLGRTILGPAENVRRIGKKDIQDYIATHYTAPRTVLVGSGAVKHEEFVEEVKKLFTKLSSNPITSSELVAKEPSIFTGSEVRMRDDDIPLAQFAVAFEGASWTDPDSIALMVMQSMLGSWNKSAGGGKHMGSELAQRVGINEIAESMMAFNTNYKDTGLFGVYAVAKPDCLDDLAYAIMYELTKLCYRVSEADVIRARNQLKSSLLLHIDGSSPVAEDIGRQMITYGRRIPYAELFARIDAVDTSTIKRVANRFIFDRDVAISAVGPVQGLPDYNWFRRRTYWLRY, encoded by the exons ATGACGATCCGCCAGCTAATAAACCTTGGTCTCCGTAATCGGAGACCAATCCGCCCATTCACCGCCGCTCGATCTCACTCCACTGCCGTCGCCACCTCCGCCGATGCACCCCTTCCATCTCCTCCGCCACCAACCGCCATGATCTACGACCGATTGGCGTTAGCTGTGCAGGAGAAGCTGAAAAGGCTGGAGGACCCCGATCCTCGTTTCCTCCGCTACAACTCGCCGCATCCGACGGTGGATTCTCACGATGAGATCTTATCCGCACCGCTCACGAAAGTCACAACCCTTCCTAATGGCTTGCGCATCGCAACGGAGTCGAATCTCGCCACGACCACGGCTACCGTTGGTGTTTTCATTGACGCCGGATCGAGGTTCGAGAACGAAGAGTCCAACGGAACAGCGCATTTTCTGGAGCATATGATATTTAAGGGGACGGAGAAGAGGACCGCGAGACAACTGGAGGAGGAGATTGAGAATATGGGCGGCCATTTGAATGCTTATACTTCAAGGGAGCAGACAACGTACTACGCCAAGGTGTTCGATAAGGATGTGCCCCGTGCTCTAGATATTTTGTCTGATATTCTTCAGAATTCGAAGTTTGATGAGAACAGAATTATCAGGGAGAGAGATGTGATTCTTCGCGAGATGGAGGAG GTAGAAGGACAAACAGAAGAAGTTATCTTTGATCATCTACATGCCACAGCTTTCCAGTATACTCCTCTGGGTAGGACAATACTTGGACCTGCTGAAAATGTGAGGAGAATTGGCAAAAAAGATATACAAGATTACATAGCCACTCACTACACTGCTCCAAGAACG GTTCTTGTTGGTTCTGGTGCTGTGAAGCATGAAGAATTTGTAGAGGAAGTGAAGAAACTGTTCACAAAGTTGTCATCAAACCCAATAACATCTTCCGAGCTGGTTGCTAAAGAGCCATCAATTTTTACGGGGTCTGAG gTTAGGATGCGTGATGATGACATCCCACTAGCCCAGTTCGCAGTTGCCTTTGAAGGAGCTTCTTGGACAGATCCAGATTCAATTGCTTTAATGGTTATGCAGTCGATGCTGGGCTCTTGGAATAAAAGTGCTGGTGGTGGAAAGCATATGGG TTCTGAGCTTGCCCAGAGGGTTGGGATTAATGAAATAGCGGAGAGCATGATGGCTTTCAATACCAACTACAAAGACACTGGCTTGTTTGGTGTTTATGCTGTTGCTAAG CCTGACTGCTTGGATGATTTGGCCTATGCCATTATGTATGAGTTAACCAAACTATGTTACCGAGTATCAGAGGCAGATGTTATTCGTGCTCGTAACCAG TTGAAATCTTCTCTGCTGCTTCACATTGACGGAAGCAGCCCGGTTGCTGAAGATATTGGACGTCAG ATGATTACTTATGGCAGGAGGATTCCTTATGCTGAACTATTTGCCAGAATAGATGCTGTAGATACCAGCACTATCAAACGTGTTGCAAACCGATTTATATTTGATAGG GATGTTGCCATTAGTGCCGTAGGGCCTGTCCAGGGCCTGCCCGACTACAACTGGTTCAGGCGCAGGACCTACTGGCTCCGCTACTAG